A window of the Salvelinus sp. IW2-2015 linkage group LG3, ASM291031v2, whole genome shotgun sequence genome harbors these coding sequences:
- the LOC111951436 gene encoding transcription intermediary factor 1-alpha, whose product MDESPEAAVDNDDLVIIVENEAESLPAEEERAKQLGGSLGLMDTCPVCKLNFHNREPKLLPCLHSFCNKCLPPPSRNLINTEQRRDPQLQVDNSKPLNVXRCPVCRQECWEVEVLDNFFVKDSVEVPSSTVEKTSQVCMSCDDNTEATGFCVECVEFLCVTCIEAHQRVKFTRDHTIRQKEEMSPEAVGATTQKPVFCDIHKQEPLKLFCETCDRLTCRDCQLLKHKDHNYQFLEDAYRNHRQHLENMTHQLQEKRKAIEEVSNCINNGLQQVDENRKSVTNEIKKSICNLIMEINRKGKILVNQLETLTKDHEVGLKKQQEDVSHLTRHLDHVINFTKWATASHSGTALLYCKRLILCQIHYLMRANCNASIVPQSSVRFQCRSGFWASNVDLGSLAVERIPGRQPTSIQQGFPPGHPSQPGPGPRVEGPPGAFPPGSSAHQRGSTLAQLQLQVEKLAQHPNRAGQPPPNHWSWYQQGLKLPGPGPGPGGPPPQRPHQGGSPSQGPPNMVQIQQPGRSYGPPGPQTHPNPRSPTSMLQNAGFPPQSLRDLIHNSSFPPKPMDVLQGTSRYSHAPPNTGPISTQASIHQRNMMEAAQLRRSDPSGSSSLSMSNPRASYAPSLATAFPDRHSQGRQNSPMSKSSSSEANIGSASWKRTEPHAAAPPSAKRRRRSSPGPIIVIKDEPEDDDEVSFVQSSVGASASLPDSSTGIQPKPQQQYLPAPMVEPQLEPEPQLEPEPQLELEPEPQLEPEPQLEPEPQLELQLEPEAQLEPEAQLEPEAQLEPEAQLEPEAQLEPEAQPELEPEAQPETQVELEADPQPDREKAPGVPEDDPNEDWCAACQNGGEVLCCDRCPKVFHLNCHIPSLRESPSGEWFCSFCRDLASPEMEYNPDSQGESPAMKEEPGSERFPPVDKRKCERLLLCIYCNEFSTDFQEPASPLSVPEYKELIETPMDLSIVKSRLESKESPRYCSAEEFVKDVRLIFRNCAKYYQADTEVGGAGLSLEEYFEEQLKLLYQDRSFPGGREEGMIPPVEDEMEEGMEDDGMAPNEGDMPPVEDDLTPVEEGMPSMEKEGTEEAPVEGGMEEEGIPPLEESMEEEGEETSPVKGDSPPSDATEPVDPSTRGASSPNLPSKDAPQPLSDTPDNPPCEEAPQPLSDTPDNPPDTSPAAGLATENEGTTKEVRDEAEEE is encoded by the exons ATGGATGAGAGCCCAGAAGCTGCTGTGGACAACGATGACCTTGTTATTATTGTGGAAAACGAGGCAGAGAGCTTGCCAGCTGAAGAGGAGAGGGCGAAACAGCTAGGAGGTAGCCTCGGTCTCATGGACACTTGCCCTGTCTGCAAGTTGAATTTCCACAACAGAGAGCCGAAACTTCTGCCATGCCTCCACTCTTTCTGCAATAAGTGTCTTCCACCTCCTTCAAGGAACTTAATCAACACTGAACAACGGCGCGACCCGCAACTTCAAGTGGACAACTCGAAACCAC TCAATGTGATRCGCTGCCCAGTGTGTCGACAAGAGTGCTGGGAGGTSGAGGTGCTCGATAACTTCTTTGTGAAGGACTCTGTGGAGGTTCCCAGCAGCACAGTGGAGAAGACCAGTCAG GTGTGTATGAGTTGTGATGACAACACAGAGGCCACGGGGTtctgtgtggagtgtgtggagttCCTGTGTGTGACGTGTATTGAGGCCCACCAGCGAGTCAAGTTCACCAGGGATCATACCATACGGCAGAAGGAGGAGATGTCCCCAG aggctgttGGTGCAACCACACAGAAGCCAGTGTTTTGTGACATCCACAAGCAGGAGCCCCTCAAGCTGTTCTGTGAGACCTGCGACCGTCTCACATGCAGAGACTGTCAGCTGCTCAAGCACAAGGACCACAA TTACCAGTTCCTTGAAGATGCCTACAGAAACCACAGGCAACACCTGGAAAACATGACACAtcagctacaggagaagaggaaAGCCATAGAAGAAGTGTCCAACTGCATCAACAATGG ACTCCAGCAAGTCGATGAAAACCGCAAGTCTGTCACCAATGAGATAAAGAAGTCAATTTGCAACTTGATCATGGAGATCAACAGAAAGGGAAAAATCTTGGTCAATCAACTTGAG ACACTGACGAAGGACCACGAGGTCGGACTGAAGAAACAACAAGAAGATGTCAGCCACCTGACCAGACATCTAGATCACGTCATCAACTTCACCAAGTGGGCCACAGCCAGTCACAGTGGCACAGCTCTGCTGTACTGCAAGAGACTG ATTCTTTGCCAAATCCATTACCTAATGAGGGCCAACTGCAACGCATCCATCGTCCCTCAGAGCTCAGTCCGCTTCCAGTGTCGCTCCGGTTTCTGGGCCTCAAATGTCGACCTTG GGTCTTTAGCAGTAGAGAGAATTCCTGGTCGTCAGCCCACTTCCATTCAGCAGGGCTTCCCTCCTGGCCACCCCAGCCAGCCTGGCCCCGGCCCTAGGGTAGAGGGCCCTCCCGGGGCCTTCCCTCCAGGCTCCTCCGCTCACCAGCGTGGGAGCACCCTGGCCCAGCTCCAGCTGCAGGTAGAGAAGCTTGCCCAGCACCCCAACAGGGCTGGACAGCCCCCTCCCAACCATTGGTCCTGGTACCAGCAGGGTCTGAAGCTCCCAGGCCCGGGGCCAGGTCCAGGGGGCCCACCTCCACAGAGGCCCCACCAGGGGGGTTCTCCATCGCAGGGTCCCCCCAACATGGTCCAGATCCAGCAGCCAGGCCGGAGTTACGGKCCCCCCGGCCCCCAAACCCATCCCAACCCCAGGAGCCCCACCTCTATGCTGCAAAATGCAGGCTTCCCTCCTCAG TCTCTAAGGGATCTCATCCACAACTCCAGCTTCCCTCCCAAACCAATGGATGTGCTACAGGGTACCTCCCGCTACTCTCATGCACCTCCTAACACAGGACCCATCAGCACTCAAGCCTCTATACACCAG CGTAACATGATGGAAGCTGCACAACTGAGGAGGAGTGACCCCAGTGGATCTTCATCATTGTCCATGTCCAACCCCAGAGCTAGTTATGCTCCGAGCCTAGCCACTGCCTTCCCAGACAGACATT cACAAGGAAGACAGAATTCCCCCATGTCCAAATCTTCCTCCTCTGAAGCCAACATAGG GTCTGCTTCCTGGAAGCGCACAGAGCCTCATGCTGCGGCTCCCCCCTCAGCTAAGCGGAGGCGAAGGTCGTCCCCCGGACCAATCATCGTCATCAAGGACGAACCAGAGGACGATGACGAAGTCAGCTTT GTGCAGTCTAGTGTTGGAGCCTCAGCCAGCCTGCCAGACAGCAGTACAGGCATCCAGCCCAAGCCCCAGCAGCAGTATCTCCCAGCACCCATGGTGGAGCCCCAGCTAGAGCCAGAGCCCCAGCTAGAGCCAGAGCCCCAGCTAGAGCTAGAGCCAGAGCCCCAGCTAGAGCCAGAGCCCCAGCTAGAGCCAGAGCCCCAGCTAGAGCTCCAGCTAGAGCCAGAGGCCCAGCTAGAGCCAGAGGCCCAGCTAGAGCCAGAGGCCCAGCTAGAGCCAGAGGCCCAGCTAGAGCCAGAGGCCCAGCTAGAGccagaggcccagccagagctagagccagaggcccagccagagacccagGTAGAGCTAGAGGCAGACCCCCAACCAGACCGAGAAAAGGCCCCAGGTGTCCCTGAAGATGACCCGAATGAAGACTGGTGCGCCGCATGTCAGAATGGGGGAGAAGTGCTCTGCTGTGACAGATGTCCCAAAGTCTTCCATCTGAACTGTCATATACCTTCACTTAGAGAGTCTCCCAG TGGTGAGTGGTTCTGTTCGTTCTGTCGTGACCTGGCCAGTCCTGAGATGGAGTATAACCCAGATAGCCAGGGAGAATCACCAGCCATGAAGGAAGAGCCAGGATCAGAGAGATTCCCTCCAGTTGATAAGAGGAAATGTGAGAGACTGTTGCTCTGCATCTACTGCAACGAGTTCAGTACAGATTTCCAGGAGCCTGCCTCACCGTTG TCAGTCCCAGAGTATAAGGAGCTGATTGAGACTCCAATGGACCTGTCTATAGTGAAGAGCAGGCTGGAGTCTAAGGAGAGCCCACGTTACTGCAGTGCTGAGGAGTTTGTCAAGGATGTCAGGCTCATATTCAGGAACTGTGCAAAGTATTACCAG GCAGACACTGAGGTGGGAGGTGCAGGACTGAGCCTGGAGGAGTACTTTGAAGAGCAGCTGAAGCTCCTCTACCAAGACAGGAGCTTCCCTgggggcagagaggagggcaTGATACCCCCTGTGGAGGACGAGATGGAAGAAGGGATGGAAGATGACGGGATGGCTCCTAACGAAGGGGATATGCCCCCAGTCGAGGACGATCTAACACCTGTTGAAGAAGGGATGCCTTCTATGGAGAAAGAAGGAACGGAAGAGGCTCCtgtggaaggagggatggaggaagaaggGATACCTCCTTTAGAAGAGAGCAtggaagaggaaggggaagagacTTCTCCAGTGAAAGGAGACTCACCACCTTCTGATGCTACTGAACCAGTAGATCCATCAACAAGGGGTGCATCATCACCCAACCTTCCCAGCAAGGATGCTCCTCAACCCCTCTCAGATACCCCAGACAACCCTCCCTGCGAGGaggccccccaacccctctcagATACCCCAGACAACCCTCCTGACACCAGCCCTGCTGCAGGCTTAGCCACAGAAAATGAGGGGACGACTAAAGAAGTGCGAGACGAAGCAGAAGAGGAATGA